The segment TCGAGGAGCGGCGGCAGCAGATCGGCGAGCGGCCGGTCCAGCGACCGTGGGTCGGTGAGCAGTGCGCGGCCGAGCGGGGTGAGGGTGCCGTGGGCGGCGATGCCCAGGTAGGCGGCTTCGTGGAGGGTGTGGGCGGCACGTTCCCCGGCCATCGGCTGGTGGGTGACGGCGAGGGGGCGGTGCCAGTCCGCCGCCCGGAGGAGAGCGTTCCAGGCGGTGCCGTTGCTGGTCTCCTGCTCCGCGGGTTCGGTGAACGGCAGTGCCGGGAAGGGCGCTCCCGCCCCGTAGGGGACGGCGGCCAGGGCGGCGAGGAGGGCGTGCCGGAGGGCGGGCGCGTGCCGGTCGTGGCCGCGGACCAGTGCGGTCGGGGTCTCGCCGAACGGGGTGTGGGTGGGGATGTCCCACAGCCCTGACCAGGCGGCCAGTACGGGGGCGAGGCGGGCGCCGGGCGGGCGGCCGAGCCAGTCGTCGTAGGCGCCGGTGGGGAGCGCGGTGATGCCGGACGGGGTGCGGGTCAGCGCGATCAGGTCGGCGGCGAGCGCCAGGTCGAGGAGGAGGCGGGTGTGCGGTTCGGTGGCGCCGGCCGCTTTGGCCAGCCGTTTGATCTCCCGTACGGCCAGCCCGCCCGATTTGCGCAGCGCGGCGGGCTGCGTCGCCAGGGAGGCCAGCAGGCGGTCCAGGGTCGCGGCGAGGGTTGCCGCGGCGGCCCGGGATTCGTCGTACGGCGAGGTCGGCGCGACGGATGCGGCGGGTGTGGTGGAGTCGGCGGGGTTGTCCAGGGTGGGCCGCGGGGCGTCGGCGAGGAGCGGGCCGGGGTCGTGGGCGGCCAGGAGTTGCGGGGTACGCGGCGGGACGACGATCGCGCCGTCCCCGGTGGGCGCGGCGAGTCCGTCCTCGTAGAGGGCGTGCAGGGCGGTTTCGGCGGCGGTGCGAGCGGGGCCGGGCGGGGTGGCGCCGAGGGCGGCGAAGACCTCTTCGGGCGGGACGGGTTCGGTGGCCAGGTGCGCGAACGACAGCCGGTGCGCCATCAGGGACTGGTAGTCGGCGCCCGGGGCGGGGGCCGCGGGGCCGGGGGCGGCATTCCGGGCGCGCTCCTGGCTGATGCGGGCGGTGGCGGTGAGCACCTGGAGCCGGGGGTGGTCGAGGTGCAGCACCAGTTGGTGGAGGGTTTCGTAGGACCACAAGGCACCGGCCAGGCCGCGGAGTTCGGTGGGGGCGGGCCGGCGGGCGAGCGGCTCGGCATGGCGGGTGAGGAGCGCGGCGAGCTGTTCGGGGGTGCGCCGGGCGAGGGATTGGGTGAGTGCGTCGAGACCTTCCACGGCGTTGAGGTTAGTCATCGCGCGAGCAGGGCGGTGAGGGCGCCCACGGGGTCGGAGTCGGCCGGACCGGTGGGCCACCAGTCCTCGGTGCCGGGCTCGGATTCGTACGGATACCAG is part of the Streptomyces platensis genome and harbors:
- a CDS encoding helicase-associated domain-containing protein yields the protein MTNLNAVEGLDALTQSLARRTPEQLAALLTRHAEPLARRPAPTELRGLAGALWSYETLHQLVLHLDHPRLQVLTATARISQERARNAAPGPAAPAPGADYQSLMAHRLSFAHLATEPVPPEEVFAALGATPPGPARTAAETALHALYEDGLAAPTGDGAIVVPPRTPQLLAAHDPGPLLADAPRPTLDNPADSTTPAASVAPTSPYDESRAAAATLAATLDRLLASLATQPAALRKSGGLAVREIKRLAKAAGATEPHTRLLLDLALAADLIALTRTPSGITALPTGAYDDWLGRPPGARLAPVLAAWSGLWDIPTHTPFGETPTALVRGHDRHAPALRHALLAALAAVPYGAGAPFPALPFTEPAEQETSNGTAWNALLRAADWHRPLAVTHQPMAGERAAHTLHEAAYLGIAAHGTLTPLGRALLTDPRSLDRPLADLLPPLLEQAHFQADLTVVVPGRPAAALAALLTSAADRESEDHAVTWRFTPASVRRALDTGHTADTLLADLTRASATGVLPQPLDYLIQDTARAHGRMRVLPAACCIRSDDEALVKELAAHRALHDLGLRAIAPTVLVSARPPAATLDALRAAGYAPTLESDTGTTTVERLPTHRATAPAPTRDHRAPLALAHRLLGVPAPRQEATTPGGE